GATTCTCAAAGTGATGTGAAAGTTACATATGCCCTGAACTCTGTTGTGCAAAATATGGCTGGTGAGGGGAAACACAGTGAAGGTGTATTATTTCATTGTATTTTTACTCTTCTCGTCAGGTTGAAGAGCTCATCATGGGACAACATTGCCTGCAATGTATGAAGTACCTACTGTTCATCTTCAACCTTATCTTCTGGGTAAGCGATGGTTATTTTCCAGTGAATTCTGTGTTTGTCCATGTGTGGACATTGTGCCTCTGCACGACCTCTGAACTCCCTCTaaactcctgccatcgggaagaaggtacctgaaagctgtaatgtccaggttcaggaacagcttcttcccgacagccatcaggctattaaacgcgacaacctccaaataaccTCTGAGCCTTGTAgactttttgcactaatattgtttgtttgttatttttaatgtgtattcgtttgtgtgtgtgtgtgtgtgtattaaaaagttcagtatatatacactgaactttatatatacatatacatatatataaaaggtcagtatatatatatatattttctcatttattatattgtttacagagtactatgcttacatattctgttgaagtgctgcaagtaacaatttcattgttctgtgtggaatatatgacaataaaacactcttgactcttgaactgcCAAGACTTTGGGgcgctttatgggcctgtcccacttacgcgactttttcggtgactgccggcacccgtcataggtcgttgcaggtcgccgaaaatgttcaacatgttgaaaatccagcggcgaccagaaagacgctccaactctttgggcgactaaggggactactcacgaccatacaggcggcaccctggcgacatgtcgcggggcgaaccctgtatggccgtgagtagtcgcccaaagagtcgtaccttgttctgttcGCCGTTGGACTTTCAACATGTCGAAATTGTTTTGATCTATGGTGGGTGGGCGGcgtgactcacgtcgcagcggcctctgcagtccgtctgtctttttattattttttgtctcgtttgaatgtagtttttatttattttttaactgggtatgtgtgtggggggcggggggtgggggaaacttttaaaatcttttccctgtaaggagaacccgaccttttctctgtcgggtctccgttgtcgttggggctgagcaccgtggagcggcctccaaccggaacgacctggggctccagtcgtggagcctgcggacctacttaccatcgtggagctggccgagttcggagcgggaggagctgtggtggcgcgctgctgcgacccgaccccggagattcggaggcttaccgcaggtctggtagacagtaacactgggagcccgcgggtccctgctgggagactgcttttcggggcttccgcaacggcgacttctcccgcccgagttgcggggttgaagagtacctggagcggggccttacatcatcgcccggcgcggctttaataaCCGCGGGACACagaccatcgcccgccaggggcattgactctgacatcgggaggagaatggggagtgcaggggaggagatgcgctgagatggatgtttgtgtaaattgtgttgtgtcttggttcttttccttgtgtgtatgactgcagaaaccaaatttcgtttgaacctcaatgaggttcaaattacaacaaataaaattgtattgtattgtattgtatctttccctctcaaccccattcttctgccttctccccataacccgtgacacccctactaatcaagaaggcagctagaaatacaaatgtttaagaaggaactgcagatgctgtaaaatcgaaggtagacaaaaatgctggagaaactcagcgggtgaggcagcatctatggtgcgaaggaaataggcaacgtttcgggccgaaacccttcttcagatacaaaTACAAATGGTCAGGTGGCCTTTAATGCAAGACAATTTGAGCAaagatatatataattatatgcaGGGTGGATTATGCATGCAGGTTTTGCTCAGATCCTGAATCGTTTTAAAACCTCATTTTAATCACACCTGTGTTTACAACCTTGTCTTCACCTGCCTGGATCTGAGGGATGCGGGTAGATAATGTGGTGAAGAAGACTTTTGGAACACGGGCCTTCATTGATCAGCTGTGTCTCAGCGTAAAATTGTCTTTGCTGACTTATTTATGAAGCTCTTACGATGAATTTGCCACGTTTCAGGTGCTACATAAACACACTTTTGTTGCCTTTTGATACAGCTGAGCGGATGTGGGATTCTGGGAGTCGGCGTGTGGCTGGTGGTTACGCAGGGCAACTTTGTGACTCTCTCCTCATCCTTCCCATCTCTCACCGTTGCCAATTTCTTCATTGCCGCGGGATCCGTCATCATGATCGTGGGATTTCTTGGTTGCATCGGGGCTGTGATTGAAAACCGTTGTCTCCTGCTCAGTGTAAGTACACGGTTACATTCGGCTTCAGACTGCTGCAGGTTTAGGTGTaatattgtcacatctaccgaggttcagtgaaatgggagtttcactgGACTTTCTACTCGACACTttaatctatcgcagtcgctgcctcaaaaaggctggcagcgtcatcaaggacccacaccatcctggccacacactcatctccccacttcaggtagaaggtacaggagcctgaagactgcaacgtccaggttcagaaatagctacttccccacagccatcaggctattaaactcaactgaaacaattctctgaacattaatagaccattatctgtttatttgcactttatctgcttatttattgatgtgtgtatatatttatgtaatggtatatggacacactgatatgttctgtattcatgcctactatattctgttgtgctgaagcaaagcaagaatgtcattgttctatctgggacacatgacaataaactctcttgacttgtcaTGACTAATTCGATGTTTCATGTTTCTTGCTGTGTCTTAGACTGTTGGCagactaatttccctcctgggataaataaaattcctatcgtatcatattgcaaagctttattttgcatgctttccaattaAATCAGTTAACACTAAACAGAATTGcaaccaagtcaaactcaaactcaacgcaaacgctgtctgcggagggcgctcagcatcgccaaggactgctctcaccccaaccatggactgtttaccctcctaccatccgggaggcgctacaggtctctccgttgccgaaccagtaggtcgaggaacagcttcttcctggcggctgtcactctactcaacaacgtacctcggtgactgccaatcaccaccacccccggacacttattattatttattcaaatcatgtgctatgtcgctcttccagggagatgctaaatgaatttcgttgtctctgtactgtacactgacaatgacaattaaaattgaatctgaatctgaatctgaatcaagtacaataggcagagcaaaagggagacacagagtgcagaatatagttctcagcattctaGCACAACAGTTGCACATACAAATTCCAATGTGGACTTTGGGGTCtagatgaatcggacagtacccttggTTTAGGAAGGAGCCATtctgaagtctgataacagagttATCAgcccattaattcattcattcatttttgggGAGGAAATATGCATTCCCTGCCAACATATGGCTGCAGACACACAGAAATGTGTTTTAGTCTTGCAGTGGGCCAGCGAGCTCCCTGCTCAAGGGCAGTGAGGGGTGGGCAAAAGCCCAGACTCACTTTCCCAGTCTGATCTCTAAAAGCTTTtctctttcctccagttttttgtggTTCTCCTGATCATCTTCCTCCTTGAAATGATTGTCGGAATCTTGTTCCTCTGCTGCCAGGATGAAGTAAGTGTCGATTTCAGGAATTTTGTCCATTTCAATGGTTCGGCCAAAAAaccactaaaggggctgtcccactgtacgaggtaattcaagagctctcccgagttttaaaaaaaaatcaaactcgtggtaagtaggtagaatatacgtagcgggtacgtcggtgctcgtgtgcgtctcttagcggctcgcaatgctaacggcaggtactcgggaaacgcggaaactcgtgaagttttttcagcactgtgaaaaatctccacgagggcccccgagtacctacgaacggctattaccgtaattcttcgagtttgaatcaggggaaactcgggagaactcttgaattacctcgtacagtgggacagccccttaacatcaACCTCCTCGCGGTTTGCCAACCCAAGTACTAATATTACAAGGAGACacagatcaacaaactcatcgtgAGGGCTGGCTCTGTCCTCGGGGTGGAGttagattcatgggaggtggtcttggaggggaggaggatgcccaaactgcagagcatcttggacaatacagctcaccccctccatgacaccctggtcaacctgaggagcaccttcagcaacagactggttccaccaaaatacaggacagaacgccacaggagatccttcttccctgtggatatcaaactgtacaactcctcccccttctgtcatggggagacttagactgactcccccccccccccccccccccccccccccattattgcgcatcccccaagcctttccgcTCGTCACTTTCTTGTGCATTCCAtgcgttttgtgttttttatgaatgttggcagatcaatttccctcctgagataaataaagttgtattgtatcgtacaagatactacagatgctgaaatcttgagtaaaaagaCGAGgtactagaggaactcagcgggtcaggcactatTCATGGAAGGAATGGACATGTGATGCTTCGGGacaggaaccttcttcaaactaaagaagagtcctgacttgaaacatcacctgtctatttcctccatagaggctgtctggcctgctgagttccctcATTCACTCTGGGTTTTACTAATATAACATGCAGTGCAAACCTCAGAAATTGACACCACTCCTCAGCATGGTCACCGATTGATCAGCTGTGCTCTGTTATAGATTTTGATTAATCAACTAGGATCTGTTAGTGGAGACAACTGGTTTGCTAAGGTCTATTTATTGGCTCCAAACATTTGGTATCTGCGATTAATTCTGATTAATCGGCTCACACCATGCGATATCAAGTCCAGTCAACGTCTGTCTCTGCGGTAGTCAAGTGGAGAATGGTATCGAATCCTATTGCCATGGAGCAAATGACTCCAGACCGATTCATtataatagggtggcacagttggtagagttactacctcacagtgccagagacccgggttcagatgctgtctgtgtggagtttgcacgtcctccttgtgactgcacgcgtttcctccaagtgctctggtttctaccCTCCTCCATGTCAAGGAcgtgtttgaaggttaattggccgctgtaagttGCCCCAATGTGGAGGGAGCAGGTGGGGAAGTGAGAGATCATGTGGAACTCCTGTGAATGGGTCGGCgtggaatctctaaactaaactgatgtcaTCCTAGATCAACCAGTACGCAAAGAAAGAGCTGAAGAGAGGTCTTCAGTTCTACAACACATCCGGGAACAATGATCTAACCAATGGCTGGGACATCGTGCAGACAGATGTAAGTTAGTTGCTGGACATCCCCATCGATTCTCGTTGGTTAGGGATATGATCAGAAGTGACACTAACCCTGTGTGTGCATCTCCTCTCTCTGCGCAGTTCCGGTGTTGCGGTGTCGTCAGTTATGAAGACTGGTTTTCTGTCCTGAATGGAAAAAAGGTGCCTGCATCCTGCTGCTTCAAGTTGGTCAGCGACTGCTCCAGCACATCTGATACCTGGTGGAAAGACGTAAGTCAAAAGTTAATACATCTGGCTGCAACATAGATGTCTTGACCACATCTGTCCCTATCATTTATTTCCTATCCATCTTCATAGACTGCTCCTTTAGGACTATGTTCACTCATGGGTTTAACTTGCTTTTCTGCTGCCCACAGCCATGCTACGACAAGGTTATCAAGTGGCTGAAGGAAAACATTGTGGCTATCTGCATCTTTGGACTTTGCATCCCAGTGCTACAGGTACAggacatatttttttaaattatttatttatttttaaaaattattttcattagaagcaattgttcaagaataaaacattcggtattgccatagagggagtgcagagacggttcaccagactgattcctgggatgccaggactgtcttatgaagaaagactggatagacttggtttatactctctagaatttaggagattgagaggggatcttatagaaacttacaaaattcttaaggggttggacaggctagatgcaggaagattgttcccgatgttggggaagtccaggacaaggggtcacggcttaaggataagggggaaatcctttaaaaccgagatgagaagaacttttttcacacagagagtggtgaatctctggaactctctgccacagagggtagttgaggccagttcattggccatatttaagaggtggcccttgtggctaaggggatcagggggtatggagcgaaggcaggtacgggatactgagttggatgatcagccatgatcatattgaatggcggtgcaggcttgaagggccgaatggcctactcctgcacctaatttctatgtttctatgtttctatgtatgtacaattatacaattattgtacagcttcaattttaatcttttaacttgaaaataagggaaaagaaaagagaaagaataaGAGAGAGATAAAAGTGATGGGTGaaaagatagaacccctagaataccaaagtagtgtggccaaaaAGTCAATAAAGAtgtaagagaggagaggggaaaaacagagaggaaaaaaaagaaaaaagtggagatatTTATTTTGTTCCTATACACACAAAATAAACCCACCCTTTGCCtctcgtaccccccccccccccccccccccccccccccccccccacccacccatagTTAGTTGGATTTAAATCAAAAGTTGTGTTGCGTCAAAccatccttgtaagaattcggtaaagggGGTACAGGACATAATAGAACGATCAATTAACTTTGTCTCAACAGCTCACACCAC
This genomic window from Leucoraja erinacea ecotype New England chromosome 37, Leri_hhj_1, whole genome shotgun sequence contains:
- the LOC129713902 gene encoding tetraspanin-4-like isoform X1, producing METKLTYKPILHTDSTRDPDQSLRQHFSGLWRCEATVLPTESLWLTSVEELIMGQHCLQCMKYLLFIFNLIFWLSGCGILGVGVWLVVTQGNFVTLSSSFPSLTVANFFIAAGSVIMIVGFLGCIGAVIENRCLLLSFFVVLLIIFLLEMIVGILFLCCQDEINQYAKKELKRGLQFYNTSGNNDLTNGWDIVQTDFRCCGVVSYEDWFSVLNGKKVPASCCFKLVSDCSSTSDTWWKDPCYDKVIKWLKENIVAICIFGLCIPVLQILGLVFSLVMYCQLAKAEKHYS
- the LOC129713902 gene encoding tetraspanin-4-like isoform X2 — encoded protein: MGQHCLQCMKYLLFIFNLIFWLSGCGILGVGVWLVVTQGNFVTLSSSFPSLTVANFFIAAGSVIMIVGFLGCIGAVIENRCLLLSFFVVLLIIFLLEMIVGILFLCCQDEINQYAKKELKRGLQFYNTSGNNDLTNGWDIVQTDFRCCGVVSYEDWFSVLNGKKVPASCCFKLVSDCSSTSDTWWKDPCYDKVIKWLKENIVAICIFGLCIPVLQILGLVFSLVMYCQLAKAEKHYS